One window from the genome of Pelobates fuscus isolate aPelFus1 chromosome 13, aPelFus1.pri, whole genome shotgun sequence encodes:
- the GATAD2B gene encoding transcriptional repressor p66-beta isoform X1, whose protein sequence is MSMASSCFLQNLDQILVFQRMDRVTEDTLRLNLLKRGLEQPDDREDVLAKQLKMEGHEAMERLKMLALLKRKDFPGLELSHEHPSKQDGLKMYEEKMNGSLRTHGDSRAVGRHGKENINEEPVDMSSRRSDQDRGGLTPSPDIIVLSDNEASSPRSVSRLEDRIKVANMEMFKGKNLEERQQFIKQLRDELRLEEARLVLLKKLRQSQLQKENVLQKNPVVQNAATIVQPSPAHVGQPGLSKVPSRPGAQGLEAQNLRNMQSHSVIRTSSSAPLPHMLMSQRVIAPNPTQLQGQCVPPKTSLIRNNNPSMNQAINYPQSSSSGPCQRTSSSAMYMNLGSHMQSGPVNRVSSPLPSPGAMTDPASSQAAAKLALRKQLEKTLLEIPPPKPPAPLLHFLPSAANSEFIYMVGLEEVVQSVIDSQGKGCSSLLHMDPFTCAQCRTDFTPHWKQEKSGKILCEQCMTSNQKKALKAEHTNRLKNAFVKALQQEQEIEQRLQHQASISPGTPPAISNKQDTMIRHHTLRQATQPQNTMQRGIPTARSMLSNFAQAPQLPVAGSLLGMPGVNIAYLNAGMGGHKATSLADRQREYLLDMIPPRSISQSISGHK, encoded by the exons ATGTCTATGGCTTCTTCCTGctttctccaaaatctggaccaGATACTGGTCTTTCAAAG GATGGACAGAGTAACAGAAGACACCTTGCGCCTCAACCTCCTGAAGAGGGGTTTGGAGCAGCCCGATGACCGAGAAGATGTTCTGGCCAAGCAATTAAAAATGGAAGGCCACGAAGCCATGGAAAGGCTGAAGATGCTAGCTTTGTTGAAGAGGAAGGACTTTCCTGGTCTTGAGCTTTCACATGAACATCCGTCCAAACAGGATGGACTTAAAATGTATGAAGAGAAGATGAATGGAAGCTTGCGGACTCATGGAGACAGTCGAGCTGTAGGTAGACATGGAAAGGAGAACATCAATGAAGAGCCAGTTGACATGAGCTCCAGGCGGAG TGATCAAGACCGAGGAGGACTAACACCTTCCCCAGACATTATTGTTCTCTCTGACAATGAGGCATCTAGCCCTAGATCTGTCTCCCGTTTAGAAGATCGAATCAAGGTGGCAAACATGGAGATGTTCAAG GGAAAGAATTTGGAAGAACGGCAGCAGTTTATTAAGCAGCTGAGAGATGAGCTGAGACTGGAGGAAGCCAGGCTAGTCCTGCTGAAAAAACTACGCCAGAGCCAGCTGCAGAAAGAAAACGTTCTTCAGAAG AATCCAGTGGTACAGAATGCAGCTACCATTGTACAGCCATCTCCAGCCCACGTGGGACAGCCTGGCTTGTCAAAGGTCCCATCCCGACCAGGAGCACAGGGCTTGGAAGCTCAGAATTTAAGGAATATGCAG AGTCATAGTGTAATCAGGACATCATCCAGTGCTCCGCTACCACACATGTTGATGTCCCAGCGAGTTATTGCCCCCAACCCTACCCAGCTTCAAGGCCAGTGTGTGCCGCCTAAAACTAGTCTTATCCGCAACAACAACCCAAGCATGAACCAAGCCATCAACTACCCCCAG tcTAGCTCTTCAGGCCCCTGCCAGCGCACTTCCTCCTCTGCCATGTACATGAATCTCGGATCCCACATGCAGTCAGGACCTGTAAACCGCGTGTCTTCCCCACTACCCAGTCCAGGCGCAATGACTGATCCAGCCAGCTCGCAGGCGGCTGCCAAGCTGGCCCTTCGTAAGCAGCTGGAGAAAACACTGCTGGAAATtcctcctcctaagccaccagcACCTCTCCTCCACTTCCTGCCCAGTGCTGCCAACAGCGAATTCATCTACATGGTTGGCCTGGAAGAGGTCGTCCAGAGTGTCATAGATAGCCAAG GGAAAGGCTGCTCCTCTCTTCTGCACATGGACCCGTTTACCTGCGCTCAGTGCCGTACAGATTTCACTCCACACTGGAAACAGGAGAAGAGCGGCAAGATACTTTGTGAGCAGTGCATGACGTCCAATCAGAAGAAAGCACTGAAGGCCGAGCACACTAACCGGCTTAAAAATGCCTTTGTGAAAGCCTTGCAGCAGGAGCAG GAGATAGAGCAAAGATTACAACATCAGGCGTCCATATCTCCTGGCACTCCTCCAGCCATCTCCAACAAGCAGGACACCATGATCAGACATCACACCCTGAGACAG GCTACCCAACCACAGAACACAATGCAGAGAGGTATCCCAACTGCCCGCTCCATGTTGTCTAACTTTGCTCAGGCACCGCAGCTTCCTGTCGCTGGGAGCTTGCTTGGCATGCCAG GCGTGAATATTGCGTATCTCAACGCTGGAATGGGTGGCCACAAAGCCACCAGCCTAGCAGATCGACAACGAGAGTACCTACTAGACATGATTCCCCCGCGCTCCATATCGCAGTCCATCAGTGGACACAAATAG
- the GATAD2B gene encoding transcriptional repressor p66-beta isoform X2, producing MDRVTEDTLRLNLLKRGLEQPDDREDVLAKQLKMEGHEAMERLKMLALLKRKDFPGLELSHEHPSKQDGLKMYEEKMNGSLRTHGDSRAVGRHGKENINEEPVDMSSRRSDQDRGGLTPSPDIIVLSDNEASSPRSVSRLEDRIKVANMEMFKGKNLEERQQFIKQLRDELRLEEARLVLLKKLRQSQLQKENVLQKNPVVQNAATIVQPSPAHVGQPGLSKVPSRPGAQGLEAQNLRNMQSHSVIRTSSSAPLPHMLMSQRVIAPNPTQLQGQCVPPKTSLIRNNNPSMNQAINYPQSSSSGPCQRTSSSAMYMNLGSHMQSGPVNRVSSPLPSPGAMTDPASSQAAAKLALRKQLEKTLLEIPPPKPPAPLLHFLPSAANSEFIYMVGLEEVVQSVIDSQGKGCSSLLHMDPFTCAQCRTDFTPHWKQEKSGKILCEQCMTSNQKKALKAEHTNRLKNAFVKALQQEQEIEQRLQHQASISPGTPPAISNKQDTMIRHHTLRQATQPQNTMQRGIPTARSMLSNFAQAPQLPVAGSLLGMPGVNIAYLNAGMGGHKATSLADRQREYLLDMIPPRSISQSISGHK from the exons ATGGACAGAGTAACAGAAGACACCTTGCGCCTCAACCTCCTGAAGAGGGGTTTGGAGCAGCCCGATGACCGAGAAGATGTTCTGGCCAAGCAATTAAAAATGGAAGGCCACGAAGCCATGGAAAGGCTGAAGATGCTAGCTTTGTTGAAGAGGAAGGACTTTCCTGGTCTTGAGCTTTCACATGAACATCCGTCCAAACAGGATGGACTTAAAATGTATGAAGAGAAGATGAATGGAAGCTTGCGGACTCATGGAGACAGTCGAGCTGTAGGTAGACATGGAAAGGAGAACATCAATGAAGAGCCAGTTGACATGAGCTCCAGGCGGAG TGATCAAGACCGAGGAGGACTAACACCTTCCCCAGACATTATTGTTCTCTCTGACAATGAGGCATCTAGCCCTAGATCTGTCTCCCGTTTAGAAGATCGAATCAAGGTGGCAAACATGGAGATGTTCAAG GGAAAGAATTTGGAAGAACGGCAGCAGTTTATTAAGCAGCTGAGAGATGAGCTGAGACTGGAGGAAGCCAGGCTAGTCCTGCTGAAAAAACTACGCCAGAGCCAGCTGCAGAAAGAAAACGTTCTTCAGAAG AATCCAGTGGTACAGAATGCAGCTACCATTGTACAGCCATCTCCAGCCCACGTGGGACAGCCTGGCTTGTCAAAGGTCCCATCCCGACCAGGAGCACAGGGCTTGGAAGCTCAGAATTTAAGGAATATGCAG AGTCATAGTGTAATCAGGACATCATCCAGTGCTCCGCTACCACACATGTTGATGTCCCAGCGAGTTATTGCCCCCAACCCTACCCAGCTTCAAGGCCAGTGTGTGCCGCCTAAAACTAGTCTTATCCGCAACAACAACCCAAGCATGAACCAAGCCATCAACTACCCCCAG tcTAGCTCTTCAGGCCCCTGCCAGCGCACTTCCTCCTCTGCCATGTACATGAATCTCGGATCCCACATGCAGTCAGGACCTGTAAACCGCGTGTCTTCCCCACTACCCAGTCCAGGCGCAATGACTGATCCAGCCAGCTCGCAGGCGGCTGCCAAGCTGGCCCTTCGTAAGCAGCTGGAGAAAACACTGCTGGAAATtcctcctcctaagccaccagcACCTCTCCTCCACTTCCTGCCCAGTGCTGCCAACAGCGAATTCATCTACATGGTTGGCCTGGAAGAGGTCGTCCAGAGTGTCATAGATAGCCAAG GGAAAGGCTGCTCCTCTCTTCTGCACATGGACCCGTTTACCTGCGCTCAGTGCCGTACAGATTTCACTCCACACTGGAAACAGGAGAAGAGCGGCAAGATACTTTGTGAGCAGTGCATGACGTCCAATCAGAAGAAAGCACTGAAGGCCGAGCACACTAACCGGCTTAAAAATGCCTTTGTGAAAGCCTTGCAGCAGGAGCAG GAGATAGAGCAAAGATTACAACATCAGGCGTCCATATCTCCTGGCACTCCTCCAGCCATCTCCAACAAGCAGGACACCATGATCAGACATCACACCCTGAGACAG GCTACCCAACCACAGAACACAATGCAGAGAGGTATCCCAACTGCCCGCTCCATGTTGTCTAACTTTGCTCAGGCACCGCAGCTTCCTGTCGCTGGGAGCTTGCTTGGCATGCCAG GCGTGAATATTGCGTATCTCAACGCTGGAATGGGTGGCCACAAAGCCACCAGCCTAGCAGATCGACAACGAGAGTACCTACTAGACATGATTCCCCCGCGCTCCATATCGCAGTCCATCAGTGGACACAAATAG